The Cloacibacillus sp. An23 genomic sequence AATGTAAAGTACCTGTCTCATAAAATAATTGACGGATGTCATCGGCATAGACTTTTTCTTCTAAGGCATAGCATTGTATAAAATCTATTGATTGTTCCCCATCAATAGACGAAAAAAGAAGTTGGGACTTATCTACTTTAGAATCGTCCAGCAACTTGAGTACGGATTCACCTAAGACTATTCTTGGAAACACAACGTCGTGTTCTTGATGCAAATATGCTTCTATATATGCAGGTCCTATGATTTGTTTCCCTTCATCTTCGACTGTGACATCTCCATACTCAATAGCGCCTCTCAGTAAATTGTGGCATTCCGTTAATACCCTAAATTGAAATCGTGCTAAACGTTTGATTAGTGCCTTAATCTCGTATGCGGGGCATATGCATATAAATGAATCAGATATGTAAAGTCTTGTCACATTCTTGATCCGCTGTGTTTCGTCAAGAAAAATATCTTTGATTTGCTCCATTTTTTGAATAAAGCTACTGACATCTTTATTATGTATACTGTCATATATCTGTTTCTTGATTCCTAGTAGATCTATATAGACAGCAATAGCAGGCTTAAAAGAGTATAACGGAGTCTCCTCTCGTGATTCTGCCGGTTTTTCTTTGATAAACTGGGCAAATTCTTTATTCAGATCTGTCAGATCGCCTGTTGCCATGTATTCTCCCTCATTGTCGAATTATTTTTTTATGTAACATTGTTTTTTTATTGTTGAATTTAAAAACATCTTCATTATACCTAAGTCGAACGGGAGGTGGTAGATTTTCTCGCCGCTCAGTCTGTTACAATACTTTCATCTTAGACATTTTTCTTATAACAAACGTCCTCTCTTCGTTGCGCAGGTAGCAGAAGGCGCGGACGGCGGCAGCTCCGTGGGGCGTTTTTACGTAGCGGAGAGGTTTCGCTGTTCTTCTTGTGTAGTTGCCTTTTGTGTCTTTGTAGGTAAATTCGATGTTTCTGTCTCTGTTTATCGCGTCGTCGATTTTTGTTCGGTTTTTGCCTTTGCGTATGTCTATGTCTTTTGCAAGGAGCCCGTTATGTACTTCGTTATGGCAGTCTTCGCAAAGGCATATCAGGTTGTCGAGCCTGTTGCTGCCTCCGGCAGAGAGTTCTTTTATGTGATGTACGTGGAGAGGTTTGCCGTCTTCTCCGCAACTTTCGCATTCGTGATCAGCGCTCTCTAAAATTATGCGTCTGCGGCTTTCCCAATCGTCGGGATATGTCGGCCAGTAGTCATTGACCATCATAATGCGTTCAAAGAGCGCTTCGTCTTCTGCTTTAACATCAGGGAAGATTTCGTTAGGAGTCAACGACCTTACTTTTTTGCACATGGCCTCATAGCACGTTTTATGGACGTGCGCGCCGTTTGTGAGTGTGACGCGGCTGTCGTCAGGCACGGTCGGTTTGCGGCAGAGCACGCAGTTGTTTGGGCTGAGGATGAGGTCCCGTTCAAGTTCTCTGCTTACGTGGTCAAAGAGAGATATGAGCGATAAGTATGGGTCGAATACTGGCTCTGTTAAAGGTTGCCGTGCAATTTTTTCGCCCTTTGCCCTTATTTCGTCGATGGTCGGGTAAGAGGCAGCCGGTGCTTTACGAACTGTTGCGCTCTCTTTTCGCGTATCAACGAGCTCCGGTACATTGTGCGAACGGCGCTGTTCTGTCCTCTTGGGGATGCCGCCTTCGGTAAGAACGTCTTCTGGTCTTGCCGTGGAATGAGCTGCATTTTCACGTCGTCTGCGTTCTTCTTTTTCTTCAGCTTTTTTGGTAGGTTCAAAAATACATTCAATAATAACGAACAAAGCCACAAAAAACACAATTGTAAGAATGATATTCAACACCATATTGTTTATGTCTCCTATTTAAATGTTATGCACTCATTTCGTTCGTTTTTACGAACCTATAGTAGTGTTGCTTATTTTGTTGGAAACAAGTAAATTATGCTGTCTTCTCGTCCGTTTTTTTGTTGTCTTCTATAATGAGAATTGCCAGTGTTTCGTGCAGTGCCTGCGCAATTATCTCACGTTTGGTTTTGTCGTATAGGTGGGCTTCGGTTTTCACTTTGTCGCGAAGCAATAGCGCTATCGTGTCGGTTCCCAGAGTTAATATTGTGCTTTGAGGATCTACGGCTTTCATGTTTTGAGAGTTGGATTCGTCATATTCCAGCAATTGTTTCCTATCGGTTTTTCTGTCGTATGTGGTCGCCCCTGCTCTGATAAAAGGATTCGTTACACCGCTGCCTTGGTGTTTTTCTTTCGGAAGACCTAAGCCTAGTAACTGTATTTCGACCTCAGGCTCATCGCTTTCTCCCATGAGGTACGCAACGCTTGTATGCAGAAACTGAGCTAACTTCAGCTTTGTTTCATCGTCTGGCTCATTTATGTTATTCTTCCAACGCGATAAAGTTGCACTTGATATATTAAGTCCTTCAAGTAAATCTTTAGTTTTTATCTGTATTTCTTTCTGTCGTTTGGTTATGCGCTCGCCTTTCATATTTATAGCATACGCAAAACGTAATATTCATACAAGCTCGTATTGTGTAACTTTAATGTTACGTAGTGTGTATGTATGAGCATATAGGCCCATTGAAATACTACGCAATGCGTAATATTATTACTTCACGGAGGTGATTGAGTTGAATTTAGACAAGATAATGAGAGAGAAGAATATTACCAATGTTGTAATAGCAGAAAGATTTCACACGACACCGGCATCTGTGTCACGTTGGCGTAACAATGTAAGTAGCCCGGATAATGGTATTCTTCCAGATTTATGTGATTTTTTAGGATGCACCCTCGATGAACTGCTCCGTGACGAAAACCCTCAGATTCCCCGGAAGGTGGCGAGGAAACGTGTTCCGCGGGGGTCCGGGGGAAGGCAGGCGCAGAGCGTCCGGCTGTAAGGCTGGAGTTAGTCATTCGTCTGGAAGGAGCGAAGGGTATGAATAATCTGCAATGTTCGATGAACGTTCAAAACGAGATGAAGGTGCAGCTCGCCTTCGTGGACGGGCGGCCGCATGTGGAGTTTTGCGGCACAAGCCGCGAGGGTGCAAGCGAGGCGGATATTTCCGAGCTTTTCGACAAGGCGAAGGGGGCTGCTATTGCGGCGCTTCGGTCCCTGGATGGGGGCGAAAATAAAAGCCCCTTACGGGGCTGAGGTGAGGAATGTGCAGAGAGCTTTCGCTTTTTTAATCGGAATACTTGCCGTGGCCGCGGGATATAGACTGGGCGGCTGGTTGTACGCATTTTCTACAGTGATCTGCTTTGTTATCGGTTTTTTGCGCGGTCGAGAGGACCGTCAATATAGAGAGAAGTCAATGTTTGGCTCCGGCTATGTATCCGGCGAGAGTGCCAAGGACCGAAACGATGGTAAGAGCAATGTCACTCTTGGTAAGATGCATGGCCCAGAATAATGCAACAATGAGCAACAGTGATATCGACCATAGAATAGTTGTTTTCAGACTGTCTCCAGTGCCTATGTATCGAGCGATTATCGGCGTATCAAGCTCTTTTGCCTTTGCCTCTAATTCAAGCTTTTTACATTCTAGGAGATATGATTCGGATAAGCCTGGAACTTGTTGTTCTGCTGTCTGCTTTGTTTGAGCAGAAGGTTTATTTTGTATTAGTTGGTAAATATCGTCCAGCGTGTAATGACTTGCGTTGCTAGGTTCTTGTTTAAGCATGGCTGGATTCCTTCTTAGTTATGTTTTTCTGGAAGAATGTCAGCGTTATGTCTCTAAAATCTGCCCCTTCGTACGGGCGTTGTACTTTGACACGAAGATGGATTTCTTTGCCCCATACAGTGGCTAAGTATACGGGCTCTTTGCTGTACACAGGGGTGGAGTCATCGAAATTCACTAAGGTGATATTAAGTAAGTTAAAGAAGTCAGGGTCTGGATTTTGAGCGCCTTCGATTTGAATCGGAGCTGCAACAATAGATGGGGGAACATTATCAATGCTCATAAAGTTAAAAGATAGAAATAAAAAAATTTTTCTTGGTGTAAGTTGTGGCGATATATCTTCTTTAAATTCTGTTTTCAGAACAAAATTTCCAAGATCCTCCGTCATGAACGTAAGCGTTTTTACCATGCTGTATAGGCGAAATATTGCAAAAGATTCAGCCTCTATTTGTGGATTCCCAGGGCGTGGTATTTCTCTGGATGATGTTTGATTCATAAAAATACTCCTTTCTTTTTCGTGGTCATGGTTACTATCTGCTGTGAGTATAGGAGATTCTGATGAAAAACGATATTCGACAAGC encodes the following:
- a CDS encoding helix-turn-helix transcriptional regulator, with product MNLDKIMREKNITNVVIAERFHTTPASVSRWRNNVSSPDNGILPDLCDFLGCTLDELLRDENPQIPRKVARKRVPRGSGGRQAQSVRL
- a CDS encoding HNH endonuclease, whose protein sequence is MVLNIILTIVFFVALFVIIECIFEPTKKAEEKEERRRRENAAHSTARPEDVLTEGGIPKRTEQRRSHNVPELVDTRKESATVRKAPAASYPTIDEIRAKGEKIARQPLTEPVFDPYLSLISLFDHVSRELERDLILSPNNCVLCRKPTVPDDSRVTLTNGAHVHKTCYEAMCKKVRSLTPNEIFPDVKAEDEALFERIMMVNDYWPTYPDDWESRRRIILESADHECESCGEDGKPLHVHHIKELSAGGSNRLDNLICLCEDCHNEVHNGLLAKDIDIRKGKNRTKIDDAINRDRNIEFTYKDTKGNYTRRTAKPLRYVKTPHGAAAVRAFCYLRNEERTFVIRKMSKMKVL
- a CDS encoding helix-turn-helix transcriptional regulator, with protein sequence MKGERITKRQKEIQIKTKDLLEGLNISSATLSRWKNNINEPDDETKLKLAQFLHTSVAYLMGESDEPEVEIQLLGLGLPKEKHQGSGVTNPFIRAGATTYDRKTDRKQLLEYDESNSQNMKAVDPQSTILTLGTDTIALLLRDKVKTEAHLYDKTKREIIAQALHETLAILIIEDNKKTDEKTA
- a CDS encoding DUF6864 domain-containing function codes for the protein MNQTSSREIPRPGNPQIEAESFAIFRLYSMVKTLTFMTEDLGNFVLKTEFKEDISPQLTPRKIFLFLSFNFMSIDNVPPSIVAAPIQIEGAQNPDPDFFNLLNITLVNFDDSTPVYSKEPVYLATVWGKEIHLRVKVQRPYEGADFRDITLTFFQKNITKKESSHA